AGCACATTGTTCTAATTGTTTGAGCGTGATTTGATCTGCATAGGCAAAGCCTGTTTTTTCGCCTGAAACGGCACGCACGCCAAAACCTCTATCGATATAAAATCCGCCTTCTTTAATAATACTATCTTCCAAACTCCAGCTTTCGTCTTGGCTGAGCTGGAAATAGAGATCGGCGTAATCGATATCACGTCCTGAAAAGTGATCAAGCACTTGGCTTAAGTGAGATAATTCAAGCCCGCTTGGTGCAAGCAAGCTATCTGAAACCTTGTTTAACATTGTGATTCCTAAAAATGAAAGACGGTAGATTTTAACACAAAATCTACCGTCTTAAATGGTAATTCGAGAATTAGCCTTTTAAGCCTTCTTGCTCACGCACGTTATCCACACCCTTATCTGCTTCAACACGCTGCATAAAGGCAGAAAGTTGTGGAAGATGAGAGAAATCTAAGCCTAAACGGCGACACCAATTCAACATAATGTAGAGGTAAACATCCGCAACCGAAATGCTCTCGCCAAAGAAAATGTGGCTCTCTAAATGTTCATTTGCCACCGTAAGTTGCTCCAGAACTTGTTCTGCAGCTTGTTGGCGAATGGTTTTAATTAATTCCTCATTGCCTTCGGCATAGCTTGGTAGACGGAAAAGAGGCACGAATGATTTATGTACATCAGCATTAAAATAAGCTAACCAGCGAGCCGCTTTTGCTTTATCACGAGCAGTTTTACTGCCAAAAAGTTTTGCATCGGGATAAATTTCATCTAAATAGTGCACAATCGCTTGGTTTTGTGAAAGCACTAAATCGCCATCAACCAATAGTGGCACAGCACCACGTGGGTTGAGAGCTAAATATTCAGGCGATTTGATAAATTCACGGCTAACCGCTTGAAATTCGTAATCTTGATTGGCGTGCAATTTCACCCATTCTAATGCAACGTGTGGCACGAATGAACAAGCACCAACTAAACCATATAATTTCATTTTTGTTTCCTCTGAATTAAGGGAGTAATTTTTCCAAACGCCATAAATCGGCAAAACTCGCACGGGCTTTAATGAGGTGGGCTTGATTGCCATCTACCATAATTTCTGCCGCTTGCGGGCGAGAGTTATAGGTGGAAGACATTGCTGCACCGTAAGCACCGGCAGAACGCATTGCGATTAAATCGCCTTCTGCAATTGCAAGTTCTCTCTGTTTGCCTAAGAAATCGGAGGTTTCGCAGATTGGACCTACTACGTCATAAATAGCGGTTTGGCGATTAAGGGTTTTATCCACTTCGGTAATTTGCATATAGGCTTCATAAAGAGCAGGACGAATCATATCGTTCATACCTGTATCTACAATAGCAAAGTTACGATCTTCATTCTGTTTCAGATATTCTACTTTAGTGACTAAAATACCTGCATTGGCAGTAATAGCACGCCCCGGCTCAATGATAATTTCTAGGTTTTCGTAGCCTTTGAGTTTTTCTAATAACGCTTTAGCGTATTCGGTTGGGTGTGGAGGCTCTTCGTCGTTATAAGGCACACCTAAGCCACCGCCTAAGTCTAAGTGATGTAGCTCAATACCATCTTTACGAAGTTGCTCCATTAGGATTATTAGACGATCGGTTGCATCTAAGAACGGTTGTAATTCAGTTAATTGTGAACCGATATGGCAATCCATACCCGTAATTTTTACATTCGGTAAAGTTTTTGCTAAACGATAAACTTCACGAGCCTGGGTTACGCTTACACCAAATTTGTTTTCTTTTAGCCCCGTTGAGATATAAGGGTGGGTGTGGGCATCAACATCAGGATTTACACGCAGGGAAATTGGGGCTATTTTGCCTAATTGATCAGCCACTTCGTTAATGCGGTGAAGTTCTGAAATAGATTCAATATTAAAGCAACGAATACCGACTTCTAATGCACGTTTAATTTCGGTATGAGATTTTGCCACACCGGAGAAAACCACTTTTGCAGGGTCGCCACCAGCGGCAAGCACACGCTCAAGTTCGCCTTGCGAGACAATATCAAAGCCCGAGCCTAATCTTGCCATCACGTTAAGTAAAGCAATGTTTGAGTTTGAT
The sequence above is a segment of the Mannheimia bovis genome. Coding sequences within it:
- the lysA gene encoding diaminopimelate decarboxylase; the encoded protein is MNHFEYKNNQLFAEDVAISDIIQQHGTPAYIYSRATLERHWHAFNNAFGSHPHLVCFAVKSNSNIALLNVMARLGSGFDIVSQGELERVLAAGGDPAKVVFSGVAKSHTEIKRALEVGIRCFNIESISELHRINEVADQLGKIAPISLRVNPDVDAHTHPYISTGLKENKFGVSVTQAREVYRLAKTLPNVKITGMDCHIGSQLTELQPFLDATDRLIILMEQLRKDGIELHHLDLGGGLGVPYNDEEPPHPTEYAKALLEKLKGYENLEIIIEPGRAITANAGILVTKVEYLKQNEDRNFAIVDTGMNDMIRPALYEAYMQITEVDKTLNRQTAIYDVVGPICETSDFLGKQRELAIAEGDLIAMRSAGAYGAAMSSTYNSRPQAAEIMVDGNQAHLIKARASFADLWRLEKLLP
- a CDS encoding glutathione S-transferase family protein, giving the protein MKLYGLVGACSFVPHVALEWVKLHANQDYEFQAVSREFIKSPEYLALNPRGAVPLLVDGDLVLSQNQAIVHYLDEIYPDAKLFGSKTARDKAKAARWLAYFNADVHKSFVPLFRLPSYAEGNEELIKTIRQQAAEQVLEQLTVANEHLESHIFFGESISVADVYLYIMLNWCRRLGLDFSHLPQLSAFMQRVEADKGVDNVREQEGLKG